Proteins from a genomic interval of Desulfomicrobium macestii:
- the ispG gene encoding flavodoxin-dependent (E)-4-hydroxy-3-methylbut-2-enyl-diphosphate synthase, with protein MDTPIPAPRARTRSLFVGDVGIGGDNPVRVQSMTNTDTRDVDTTLAQISALASAGCEIVRLAVLDLEASMALKKICAATPVPLIADIHFDSRLAVQAVEAGVRGLRINPGNIGGADKVDRVVDAARAAGVPIRIGVNSGSVDKDLLRKYGGPTPAAMVESALEHVRLLEERGFDAIKISLKSSSVLGTVAAYRLMAKTVDYPLHIGVTEAGTAMRGAVKSSVGLGILLAEGIGDTLRVSLTADPVEEMLVAWEILRALGLRARGPEIVSCPTCGRTEIGLMELAAAVEDRLRGVEEVFTVAVMGCVVNGPGEAREADIGVAGGRDSGLIFRKGEVVRKVKGRAELLPAFMEELEKFLDERRAGA; from the coding sequence GTGGATACGCCCATTCCGGCCCCGCGCGCCAGGACCCGCAGCCTGTTCGTGGGCGACGTGGGCATCGGCGGCGACAATCCCGTACGGGTGCAGTCCATGACCAACACGGACACCCGGGACGTGGACACGACCCTGGCCCAGATTTCGGCCCTGGCCTCGGCCGGGTGCGAGATCGTGCGTTTGGCCGTTCTGGATCTTGAAGCATCCATGGCGCTGAAAAAAATCTGCGCCGCCACGCCCGTGCCGCTCATCGCGGACATCCACTTCGACTCCCGCCTGGCCGTGCAGGCCGTGGAGGCGGGGGTGCGGGGCCTGCGCATCAATCCCGGCAATATCGGCGGCGCGGACAAGGTCGATCGCGTGGTGGACGCGGCCCGCGCGGCCGGAGTGCCCATCCGCATCGGCGTGAACAGCGGCTCCGTGGACAAGGATCTGCTGCGTAAATACGGTGGGCCCACTCCGGCAGCCATGGTCGAGAGTGCCCTTGAGCATGTGCGCCTGCTCGAAGAGAGAGGATTCGACGCTATCAAAATTTCACTCAAATCATCAAGTGTGCTGGGCACGGTGGCTGCATATCGTCTCATGGCCAAAACCGTGGACTATCCGCTGCACATCGGCGTGACCGAGGCCGGGACGGCCATGCGCGGGGCGGTCAAGTCGTCGGTGGGTCTTGGGATTCTGCTGGCCGAGGGCATCGGCGACACGCTTCGGGTGTCGCTCACCGCCGATCCTGTGGAAGAGATGCTGGTGGCCTGGGAGATCCTGCGCGCCCTGGGCCTGCGGGCCAGGGGCCCGGAGATCGTGTCCTGCCCGACCTGCGGCCGCACCGAGATCGGGCTCATGGAGTTGGCCGCCGCCGTCGAGGACCGTCTGCGCGGAGTGGAGGAGGTCTTTACCGTTGCGGTCATGGGCTGCGTGGTCAACGGCCCCGGCGAGGCCCGCGAGGCCGACATCGGCGTGGCCGGAGGGCGGGACTCGGGCCTTATCTTCCGCAAGGGCGAGGTCGTGCGCAAGGTGAAGGGCAGGGCGGAACTGCTGCCCGCCTTCATGGAGGAACTGGAGAAATTTCTGGATGAGCGGCGGGCCGGAGCATGA
- a CDS encoding Crp/Fnr family transcriptional regulator, with protein MRLTEITLLQDLHRPEMAPVRKLFSSRKFARGALVFEPRAGDQIFIVTSGRARVYLAYRDKEFTMAMLDAGDVYATHTRAYVQALDDLEILIASVSEVRRYLGSMPSFNSAMIHVLGDLLSHAISVIDTLAFKDVRNRLIEFLVYEARRLPRCRECRHCGQCEDGGMVSLGLNTEQMATIIGSSRQTVSSLLNALAKDGVIQLKGRGVICIPDIAVLEACAALEN; from the coding sequence ATGCGCCTGACCGAAATCACGCTGCTGCAAGACCTCCATCGCCCGGAGATGGCTCCCGTTCGCAAGCTCTTCAGCTCCCGGAAGTTTGCACGGGGGGCCCTGGTTTTCGAGCCCAGGGCCGGAGACCAGATCTTCATCGTGACCTCCGGGCGGGCCCGGGTGTACCTTGCCTACCGCGACAAGGAATTCACCATGGCCATGCTCGACGCCGGGGATGTCTACGCGACCCACACCCGGGCCTATGTGCAGGCCCTGGACGATCTGGAGATCCTCATTGCCAGCGTGTCCGAGGTCCGGCGCTATCTCGGCTCCATGCCGAGCTTCAACTCCGCCATGATCCACGTCCTGGGCGATCTTCTGTCCCATGCCATCTCCGTCATCGACACCTTGGCCTTCAAGGACGTTCGCAACCGGCTCATCGAATTTCTGGTCTACGAGGCGAGGCGTCTGCCGCGCTGCCGGGAGTGCCGCCACTGCGGCCAATGCGAGGATGGAGGTATGGTCTCCCTGGGTCTGAACACGGAGCAGATGGCGACCATCATCGGCTCCTCCCGCCAGACAGTGTCTTCACTGCTCAACGCCCTGGCCAAGGATGGCGTCATCCAGCTCAAGGGTCGCGGCGTCATCTGCATCCCCGACATCGCGGTGCTCGAGGCCTGTGCGGCGCTGGAGAACTGA
- a CDS encoding PAS domain S-box protein: MNKSISQRMNQDILITFAVIAVLFVALGSFMLVRWKDDNIHIVCRILDTLVAREQDNLANELFERRIRALDMRLAEISMVEEVLRVELYHARGLPLAAASRGAATQVSKPIDIEGWDHAQGYAFDHDFSALRFIRPIIAAGETIGWLRLDYDLSLLRKQTLSFLAYMFSILVMTLLCTQLLLRRRLRKSVVNPLQRLGASMREMNTETRTFNGPALKADEEIATLGQSFQELLERLNSSYRDLDEAHQALARSERRLSRAILASSDGIWEWSFDTGQAYFSPRWYEMLGYEDQELPMTFQTWKDLCHPEDFQQAYERIQVVVNSNGGKSYNSEFRMRTRDGEWRWILGRGDVIERDADGRPLLVSGTHTDVTERRLAEERLRQSEEKFSQLFRLSPDAIVLLNVESGRLVDVNDSFTSISGFSREEALGKTLLELGIYRNPGERDEIYRRLARDGFLRDFEFEALHKDGSTVVSAMTCQTLELDGVPHLLAVLRDMTQMKKLREVMIQSEKMRSVGGMAAGIAHEINNPLGIILQASHNLVRRTRPDFSKNTQVAETIGLDMELMARYMRARKLDLFITDIQEAATRAAGIIRRMLDFSRLAESGRSQCDLQTLIEHSLTLARNDYDLKKFYDFKKMDLRISVEEGLGKLACTETEIEQVFLNILRNAAQAMAEATPTVENPRLEIRARRIGNRVRIEIEDNGPGMSAEISRRIFEPFFTTKPPGQGTGLGLSVSYFIVTKGHGGTMEVESEPGLGTRFIIELPFKKQEQE, translated from the coding sequence GGCTCTGGACATGCGTCTGGCCGAGATCAGCATGGTCGAGGAGGTGTTGCGGGTCGAACTGTACCATGCACGGGGGCTTCCCCTGGCCGCCGCCTCGCGGGGTGCGGCGACGCAGGTTTCGAAGCCGATCGACATCGAGGGCTGGGACCATGCCCAGGGCTATGCCTTCGACCATGACTTCTCGGCTCTGCGTTTCATTCGGCCGATCATCGCGGCGGGAGAAACCATCGGGTGGCTGCGCCTCGACTACGATCTGTCTCTTTTGCGCAAACAGACGCTCAGTTTTCTCGCCTATATGTTCAGTATCCTGGTCATGACCCTGCTTTGTACGCAGCTGCTGCTGCGTCGCCGTTTGCGCAAGTCGGTGGTTAATCCGCTGCAAAGGCTCGGAGCGTCCATGCGGGAAATGAACACCGAGACTCGTACCTTCAACGGACCTGCGCTCAAGGCCGACGAGGAAATCGCGACCCTGGGCCAGTCATTCCAGGAGCTGCTGGAACGTCTGAACAGCTCCTACCGCGACCTCGATGAGGCGCATCAGGCCCTGGCCCGCAGCGAGCGCCGGCTTTCACGCGCCATTCTGGCAAGTTCCGACGGCATCTGGGAATGGTCCTTCGACACCGGGCAGGCCTATTTCAGCCCGCGCTGGTACGAGATGCTCGGCTACGAGGATCAGGAACTACCCATGACCTTTCAGACCTGGAAGGATCTTTGTCATCCCGAGGATTTTCAGCAGGCTTACGAGCGGATTCAGGTCGTCGTGAACTCCAACGGAGGCAAATCGTACAACTCCGAGTTCCGCATGCGCACAAGGGACGGGGAGTGGAGATGGATTCTGGGCCGCGGCGATGTCATCGAGCGCGACGCCGACGGCAGGCCCCTGCTTGTGAGCGGGACGCACACCGATGTCACCGAGCGGCGTCTGGCCGAGGAGCGGCTCCGTCAGTCCGAAGAAAAGTTCTCCCAGCTTTTCCGCCTCTCGCCCGATGCCATCGTGCTGCTCAACGTCGAGAGCGGACGCCTCGTCGACGTCAATGACTCCTTCACGAGCATCTCCGGCTTCAGCCGTGAAGAGGCCCTGGGCAAGACGCTTCTGGAACTGGGCATTTACCGAAATCCGGGTGAGCGCGATGAAATTTACAGGCGTCTTGCCCGTGACGGCTTTCTGCGCGACTTTGAATTCGAAGCCCTGCACAAGGACGGTTCCACCGTGGTCAGCGCCATGACCTGCCAGACCCTGGAGCTCGACGGAGTGCCCCACCTGCTGGCCGTGCTGCGCGACATGACGCAGATGAAGAAGCTGCGGGAAGTCATGATCCAGAGTGAAAAGATGCGTTCGGTGGGGGGCATGGCCGCGGGCATCGCCCACGAGATCAACAATCCTCTGGGCATCATCCTTCAGGCCTCGCACAACCTGGTGCGCCGCACGCGGCCAGATTTTTCCAAGAACACCCAGGTTGCCGAGACCATCGGGCTGGATATGGAGCTCATGGCCCGGTACATGCGCGCCCGCAAGCTCGACCTTTTCATCACGGACATTCAGGAAGCGGCCACGCGGGCGGCGGGGATCATCCGGCGCATGCTCGATTTTAGCAGACTGGCTGAATCGGGGCGCTCCCAGTGCGATCTGCAGACCCTCATCGAACACTCCCTGACTCTGGCCAGGAATGATTACGACCTGAAGAAGTTCTACGATTTCAAGAAAATGGATTTGCGCATCTCCGTCGAGGAGGGGCTGGGCAAGCTGGCCTGCACCGAAACGGAGATCGAGCAGGTGTTTCTGAACATCCTGCGCAACGCGGCCCAGGCCATGGCCGAGGCCACCCCTACCGTCGAGAATCCGCGCCTGGAGATTCGGGCACGCAGAATCGGCAATCGGGTCAGGATCGAGATCGAAGACAACGGTCCCGGCATGAGTGCGGAAATCAGCCGTCGCATCTTCGAGCCTTTCTTCACCACCAAGCCGCCTGGCCAGGGTACGGGCCTTGGGCTTTCGGTGTCCTATTTCATCGTCACCAAGGGGCACGGCGGGACCATGGAGGTCGAATCCGAGCCTGGCCTGGGGACGCGTTTCATCATTGAACTTCCGTTCAAAAAGCAAGAGCAGGAATGA
- the cooS gene encoding anaerobic carbon-monoxide dehydrogenase catalytic subunit → MAKEREIQDLSPWEDAQKMIAKAGREGVNLIWDRLKDQTPHCTFCEQGLTCSKCVMGPCRINPGGGPKKKYGVCGADGDLTVARNFGRFVAAGAAAHSDHGRDLLETLAAIGDGKTTDYGIRDEAKLERICTELGIEVEGLSVRERAKALADLFFEDYGCRSNNVAFSGRAPQKRRDIWARTGCSPRGIDRECVEMLHRTHMGVDCDPVSICLHASRTALADGWGGSMIATEVSDIIFGTPKPVKSMVNLGVLKEDQVNILVHGHSPIVSEMILAAAREPEILAKAKEAGAAGINIAGLCCTGNELLMRQGVPMAGNHLMTELAIVTGAVEMVIVDYQCIMPSLVNVAGCYHTKFVSTSDKAKFPGGIHMEFHYNNAREKAREAVLMAVEAFTRRDPAKVEIPSKPMSITSGFSNEAILGALGGTPEPLIQALQAGKVRGVVGIVGCNNPKLKHDHVHVNLARELMKRDILVLATGCATVAMGKAGFLEPEAASQAGAGLAEVCRALGIPPVLHVGSCVDNSRILHLCAVLANYAGLDISDLPVAASAPEWYSEKAAAIGLYAVASGVYTHLGLPPHILGSSMITSLALKGLDDVFGACFAVESGPLQAAELIDERIKAKRLALGWSA, encoded by the coding sequence ATGGCCAAGGAAAGGGAAATCCAGGATTTGAGCCCCTGGGAAGACGCTCAGAAAATGATCGCCAAGGCCGGACGCGAGGGGGTGAACCTCATCTGGGACCGGCTGAAAGACCAGACGCCGCACTGCACCTTCTGCGAACAGGGCCTGACCTGCAGCAAATGCGTCATGGGCCCCTGCCGCATCAACCCGGGCGGTGGCCCCAAGAAGAAATACGGCGTGTGCGGCGCCGACGGCGATCTGACCGTGGCCCGCAACTTCGGCCGTTTCGTGGCCGCCGGGGCGGCAGCGCACTCAGACCACGGGCGCGACCTGCTGGAGACGCTGGCCGCCATCGGTGACGGCAAGACCACGGACTACGGCATCCGCGACGAGGCCAAGCTCGAACGCATCTGTACGGAACTGGGCATCGAGGTGGAAGGGCTCTCGGTGCGCGAACGGGCCAAGGCCCTGGCCGACCTCTTCTTCGAGGACTACGGCTGCCGCTCCAATAACGTGGCCTTCAGCGGCCGCGCCCCGCAGAAACGCAGGGACATCTGGGCGCGTACCGGATGTTCGCCACGCGGCATCGACCGTGAATGCGTGGAGATGCTGCACCGCACGCACATGGGCGTGGACTGCGACCCGGTCTCCATCTGCCTGCATGCCAGCCGCACGGCCCTGGCCGACGGCTGGGGCGGGTCCATGATCGCCACCGAGGTCTCGGACATCATCTTCGGCACGCCCAAGCCCGTCAAATCCATGGTCAACCTGGGCGTCCTCAAGGAGGATCAGGTCAACATCCTGGTCCACGGCCACAGCCCCATCGTCTCGGAGATGATCCTGGCCGCGGCGCGCGAGCCCGAAATCCTGGCCAAGGCCAAAGAGGCTGGCGCGGCCGGCATCAACATCGCGGGCCTGTGCTGCACGGGCAACGAACTGCTCATGCGCCAGGGCGTGCCCATGGCCGGCAACCACCTCATGACCGAGCTGGCCATCGTCACCGGCGCGGTGGAGATGGTCATCGTGGACTACCAGTGCATCATGCCGAGCCTGGTCAACGTGGCCGGCTGCTACCACACCAAATTCGTCTCCACCTCGGACAAGGCCAAGTTCCCCGGCGGCATCCACATGGAATTCCACTACAACAACGCCCGCGAAAAGGCGCGCGAGGCCGTGCTCATGGCCGTGGAGGCCTTCACCCGGCGCGATCCGGCCAAGGTCGAGATTCCGTCGAAGCCCATGTCCATCACCTCGGGCTTCTCCAACGAGGCCATCCTGGGCGCCCTGGGCGGCACTCCCGAGCCGCTGATCCAGGCCTTGCAGGCCGGGAAGGTGCGCGGCGTGGTCGGCATCGTGGGCTGCAACAACCCCAAGCTCAAGCACGACCATGTGCACGTGAACCTGGCCCGGGAACTCATGAAGCGCGATATCCTCGTACTGGCCACGGGCTGCGCCACGGTAGCCATGGGCAAGGCCGGGTTCCTGGAGCCCGAAGCGGCCTCGCAGGCCGGGGCGGGCTTGGCGGAAGTCTGCCGGGCGCTGGGCATCCCGCCGGTGCTGCACGTCGGCAGCTGCGTGGACAACTCCCGCATCCTGCATCTCTGCGCGGTGCTGGCCAACTACGCAGGCCTGGACATCAGCGACCTGCCCGTGGCGGCCAGCGCGCCCGAATGGTACTCCGAGAAGGCGGCGGCCATCGGCCTCTACGCCGTGGCCAGCGGCGTCTACACCCATCTGGGTCTGCCCCCGCACATCCTGGGCAGCTCCATGATCACGTCCCTGGCCCTGAAGGGGCTCGACGACGTCTTCGGCGCGTGCTTCGCCGTGGAATCCGGCCCCCTGCAGGCCGCGGAGCTGATCGACGAACGCATCAAGGCCAAGCGCCTGGCGCTTGGCTGGTCGGCCTAG
- a CDS encoding ATP-binding protein — protein sequence MKIAFAGKGGVGKTTLCAWLGDYLARQGHDVLLVDADTALSLGQACGLEAEDLPVPLYAREDLIRERIGSGYLSLNPDVSDLPEELSVDLPVHNVGGPRPGRKRLLTMGSITGAGDGCACAANALLKSVLAHLVLQEENFVLVDLEAGVEHLGRGTVAGVNALVVVSEPSRRSLETAARVGALAGDLGLARQVLAVNRGIGEPELPAMAGLPENVVHLPILPSLVDRQLTQASVLNLADGSLVDAVCARLLAAMTQDT from the coding sequence ATGAAAATCGCATTCGCGGGCAAGGGCGGCGTGGGCAAGACCACGCTCTGCGCCTGGCTGGGGGATTATCTGGCGAGGCAGGGGCACGACGTGCTGCTGGTGGACGCGGACACAGCGCTCAGCCTGGGTCAGGCCTGCGGACTTGAGGCCGAAGACCTGCCCGTGCCCCTATACGCACGCGAGGATCTGATCCGCGAACGCATCGGGAGCGGCTACCTGAGCCTCAACCCCGACGTTTCCGATCTGCCCGAGGAGCTGAGCGTGGATCTGCCGGTGCACAATGTCGGCGGGCCGCGTCCGGGCCGCAAGCGCCTTTTGACCATGGGCTCCATCACCGGCGCCGGGGACGGCTGCGCCTGTGCGGCCAACGCTCTGCTGAAATCCGTGCTGGCCCATCTGGTGCTGCAGGAGGAAAACTTCGTGCTGGTGGACCTGGAGGCCGGTGTGGAACATCTGGGGCGTGGCACCGTGGCCGGGGTCAATGCTCTGGTGGTGGTGAGCGAACCGAGTCGACGGTCCCTCGAAACGGCGGCCAGGGTTGGAGCGCTGGCCGGGGACCTGGGCCTTGCGCGGCAGGTGCTGGCGGTCAATCGCGGTATCGGTGAACCCGAGTTGCCCGCCATGGCGGGGCTGCCAGAAAATGTGGTGCATCTGCCGATCCTGCCGAGCCTGGTCGACAGGCAACTGACCCAGGCCAGCGTCCTGAATCTGGCCGACGGGTCCCTTGTCGATGCAGTGTGCGCCCGGCTGCTCGCCGCAATGACTCAAGATACCTGA
- a CDS encoding phosphoadenosine phosphosulfate reductase family protein, with protein sequence MILSEKMALAKARMIEVLERFGPGTAVGWTGGKDSTVVLALWREVLREHAAAAPVRALNLDTGCKFPEVLAFRDRLAGEWGIELHIVRPDVDLVRYPLAVDPVQCCGDLKIRPLNDAVTRLGIPALLTGVRADENPDRADRPWLEDHGDHVRALPILEWTELDVWTFMVRESVPWCSLYDQGYRSLGCMPCTVRSGRGERSGRDSAKEERMGQLRSLGYF encoded by the coding sequence ATGATTCTCTCCGAAAAAATGGCCCTCGCCAAGGCTCGCATGATCGAGGTGCTGGAACGCTTCGGTCCCGGCACGGCCGTGGGCTGGACCGGAGGCAAGGATTCAACCGTGGTGCTGGCCCTGTGGCGGGAGGTGCTGCGCGAACATGCCGCTGCAGCGCCGGTGCGGGCTCTGAATCTGGATACGGGCTGCAAGTTTCCGGAAGTGTTGGCTTTTCGTGATCGGTTGGCGGGCGAATGGGGCATCGAGCTGCATATCGTGCGGCCCGATGTCGATCTGGTCCGCTATCCGCTTGCGGTGGATCCGGTGCAATGCTGCGGCGACCTGAAGATCCGTCCCCTGAACGACGCCGTCACGCGGCTCGGGATTCCGGCCCTGCTGACGGGTGTGCGCGCCGATGAGAACCCGGACCGGGCCGACCGGCCATGGCTGGAGGATCACGGCGATCACGTCCGGGCCCTGCCCATCCTGGAATGGACGGAGCTTGATGTCTGGACCTTCATGGTGCGCGAGTCCGTCCCGTGGTGCAGCCTCTACGACCAGGGCTACCGCTCCCTGGGCTGCATGCCCTGCACCGTCCGGTCGGGCCGGGGGGAGCGCTCGGGGCGGGATTCGGCCAAGGAGGAGAGAATGGGGCAGCTCAGGAGTCTGGGGTATTTTTAG